One window from the genome of Vicugna pacos chromosome 23, VicPac4, whole genome shotgun sequence encodes:
- the RD3 gene encoding protein RD3 yields MSLIPWLRWNEAPPRLSSRSPAEMVLETLMVELAGQMREAERQQWERSNAVRKICTGVDYSWLASAPRPTYDLSPGERMQLEDVCAKIHPSYCGPAILRFRQLIAEHEPEVQEVSGLFRSVLQEVLERMQQEEEAQKLTRQWNLRPRATFKTRARIAPFASDIRTISEDVERDAPPPSRTWSLPEFRAQKEY; encoded by the exons ATGTCCCTCATCCCGTGGCTCCGGTGGAACGAGGCCCCACCACGGCTGTCGTCGCGGAGTCCAGCGGAGATGGTGCTGGAGACGCTCATGGTGGAGCTGGCAGGGCAGATGCGAGAGGCTGAGCGGCAGCAGTGGGAGCGCAGCAACGCGGTCAGGAAGATCTGCACCGGCGTGGACTACAGCTGGCTGGCCAGCGCGCCCCGGCCCACCTACGACCTCAGCCCCGGGGAGAGAATGCAACTGGAGGATGTCTGTGCCAAGATCCACCCATCCTACTGCGGGCCTGCCATCCTCAG GTTCAGGCAGCTGATAGCGGAGCACGAGCCCGAGGTGCAGGAGGTGTCCGGACTCTTCCGCTCGGTGCTGCAGGAGGTCTTGGAGAGgatgcagcaggaggaggaggcgcAAAAGCTGACTAGGCAGTGGAACCTGCGGCCCCGCGCCACCTTCAAGACCCGCGCGCGCATCGCCCCCTTCGCCAGCGACATCCGCACCATCTCGGAGGACGTGGAGCGGGACGCGCCTCCGCCGTCCCGGACCTGGAGCCTGCCCGAGTTCCGGGCGCAGAAAGAGTACTGA